TCGGCGGCGGCTCCTTCGAGATCGCCTACGGCCAGGACGAGCTGCCCTCCCACGCGCTGTCCCTGCCGCTGGGTGCCGGCCGCCTCACGCGGGACTGGCTGCCGGCGGACCCGCCCAGCCCGAAGGCCGTGAAGAAGTTGCGCAAGCACGTGGAGAAGCGGCTCGAGGAGGCGTTCGCGGCGTTCCCGCCGGTGGAGGCGCCCGTGGCCGTCACCGCCACGTCCAAGACCTTCCGCTCCCTGGCCCGGCTGACCGGGGCGGCGCCGTCGGCCGCGGGCCCCTACGTGAAGCGGCACCTGCGCGCGGACGACCTGCACCTGTGGGTCAACCGCCTCGCCGCCATGACCGCCGCCGAGCGCGCGGACCTGCCCGGCGTCTCCGAGGTGCGCGCCCCGCAGGTGCTCGCCGGCGCGATCGTGGCGCTGGCCGCCATGCGGACCTTCGGGATCGCGCAGCTCGAGATCTGCCCGTGGGCGCTGCGCGAGGGCCTCATCCTCAACCGCCTGGACGCCCTCATGCTCGAGGGCCACCTCACCCATGACGGCCGCCCCGGGGTGGGCCATGTGAACCTCAACACGGACACCCTCCTGCCCGGGCTGCGCCTGGGGGTGCGCTGACCATGGCCGGCTCCACCGCCCACCTGGCCCCCGCCCCGCGCTTCGGCTCGGACATCCCCGTGACCCTCTCCTCGTCCTCGGTGTTCCCGCTGGGCACGCAGGACGTATTCGCCACCGCGCAGGACCTGGGCTACGACGGCGTGGAGGTCATGGTCACCCACAACGCGTGGAGCCAGGACGCGGACCGCCTGAAGCGGCTCTCGGCCCGCCACGGCATGCCGATCGACTCCATCCACGCCCCCACGCTGCTGTTCACCCAGCAGGTGTGGGGCTCGGCGTGGTCCAAGATCCGCCGCTCCGTGGAGCTCGCGCAGGCGGTGGGCGCCCCCGTGGTGGTGGCGCACCCGCCGTTCCGCTGGCAGGGCACCTACGCCTCGGGCTTCGCCGAGGGCATCCACGAGATCATGGCGGACACCGGCGTGGTGATCGCCGTGGAGAACATGTACCCGTGGCGCGCGTACGGCCGCGAGGCCACCATGTACCTGCCGCACTGGGACCCCATGCCCGAGCCCTACGAGCACGTGTGCTGGGACTTCTCGCACGCGGCCATCGCACGCGAGGACTCCCTGGAGGCGCTGCGCCGGCTGGGCTCGCGGGTCCGCCACATCCACCTCACGGACGGCAACGACTCCGGCAAGGACGACCACCTCGTCCCCGGCGAGGGCACCCAGAAGGTGGCCGAGTCGCTGCGCCACCTGGCCGCGGACGGCTTCGCCGGCACCGTGTGCGTGGAGGTGGGCACGCGCGGCGTGGAGTACGCCGGGCAGCGCGAGGAGAAGCTGGCCGCCTCGCTCGCGTTCGCGCGCGAGCACCTGGCGGCCGGCGGGACGAAGGACGACGACGGCGCACCGGGCGCCTGACACCGCACCTGGCACCACACCAGACACCGCACCGGACAACGAAGGAGAGCGATCCACCGTGAAGCTGACCATCCTGGGCCTGGGGACCATGACGGGCGCCATCCTGACCGGCGCCATCGAGGCGGGCGCCGTGCGCGCCGAGGACGTGCGCGCCACCACCCGCTCCGCCGCCTCGGCCGAGCGCGCCCGCGGCCGGCACCCCGGCGTGGAGGTGCTCGCCGCCGAGGAGGACCCGCAGGCGAACGTGCGGGCCGTGGAGGGCGCGGACGTGGTGCTGCTCGGGGTGAAGCCCAAGGACATGGCGGCCACCGCCGCCGAGGTGGCCCAGGCCCTGCCGGAGGCCGCCACGGTGGTGTCCGTGGCCGCCGGAGTGCGCGCCGAGACCCTCGCCGCGGCGCTGCGCGAAGGCCAGCCGCTGGTGCGCACCATGCCGAACACCCCGCTCACGGTGGGCTCCGGCGTGGTGGGAGTGGCTCCGGCCGCCGGGGTCACCGACGCCCAGGCCGAGGCCGTGGAGGCGCTGTTCGCCGGGTCCGGGCTCGTGGTGCGCGTGGCCGAGGAGCAGCTCGCGGCCGTGGTGGCCGCCGCCGGCTCCGCCCCCGCCTACGTGTTCCTGCTCGCCGAGGCGATCGCCCGGCACGCCGAGGAGCTCGGCCTGGACCGCTCGGACGCCGAGGCCATGGCGGCGGCCACCGTGAAGGGCGCCGGGCTCATGCTGCAGCGCGGCATCCGGGAGGGCGACCAGACCGCCGAGGACCTGCGCCGCGGCGTCATGAGCCCCGGCGGCACCACCGAGCAGGCGATCCGCACCTTCCAGGAGGGCGGCTTCGAGCGGCTCGTGGCGGACGCCATGGACGCCGCCGCCCGACGGGACGAGGAGATGGGCCGCGAGTTCGCGGGCTGACCCCTCCCCGCCGGGGGTGAGGGCCGCCGTCGTGCCCTACGACGCGCGGCCGCGGACGCGCACGCCCTCCAGCCACTGGAGGATCCGCGCCGCGGACTCGGACGGGGTGAGGCCGCCGGTCTCGAGCACCAGGTGCGGATGCGCCCCCAGCAGGCCGGCCGCGGCGTGCGGGCCGTCCGCGGTGGTCATGGTCCAGCCGGCCTCCATCTCCCGCACGTTGCGGTCCGACCACTCCAGGTCCCGCTTGGAGGCCTTGTGCGCGAGGCGCTCGGCCGTCCGGTTCCGGGCCAGCCGGGTCGGGAGGTCCGCGCGGAGCTCCACGAAGGCCGCCTCCTCGAAGAGCGCCGCGTAGTCCGCCAGCAGGGCGGCGTCCTGCGGATCCTCCACGTCCCACACGAGGGTGAACACGAGGTCGGTCCCCGTGCGGGCGGCCTCCTGCAGCACGCGCAGCCGGAACTCCTCGTTGAGCAGGTGGAACGGCTCGGTGCCGTGGCCGAAGACCTCGATCAGCGGCTCGATCGTCATGTGGTTGTGGAACAGGCGGAACGAGGAGGCGGAGGCCACGGCGCGGCCCACCGTCATCTTCCCGACGGCGGGCGGGCCGAAGAGCAGCAGCAGCATGGCCTCACCCTAGGCGGCCAGGGCGCCTGGCTCAGGGCCGGGCCGCGAACCGGTCGATCAGGTCGGTGTGACCGGAGACGATGAGCGTGTCCCGGGCGCCCACGCGGGTGTCCGGCTGGGCGTAGGTGAAGTCCTCGCCGGGGGTCTTCACGCCCACCACGGTCACGCCGTACTTGGAGCGGACGTGGGACTCGCTGAGCGTGAAGCCCACGCACTCGGCCGGCGGGTACATCTTCACGATCGCGAAGTCGTCGTCGAACTCGATGAAGTCCAGCATGCGCCCGTTCACCAGGTGGGCGGCGCGCACGCCGGCGTCGTGCTCGGGGAAGATCACGTGGTTCGCGCCGATCCGCTTGAGGATCGTGCCGTGGGCCTCGCTGATGGCCTTCACCCAGATGTGCTGGATCTCCAGGTCCACGAGGTTCGCGGTGATGAGCACCGAGGCCTCGATGGAGGTGCCCACGCCGACCACCGCCGTGGAGAAGTCCTGCGCGCCGAGCTGGCGCAGCGCCTCCGGGTCCGTGGCGTCCGCCTCCACCACGTGCGTCAGGGACGGCGCGTAGCGCTGGACCAGCACGGGGTCCCGCTCGATGGCGAGCACCTCGCGGCCCTGGGCCACGAGCTCCTCGGCCGTGGCCGCGCCGAAGCGGCCCAGCCCCACCACGAGCACGGGGGCGTTGGGATCGGTGCGCTGCGGGTCAGCCAAGGATCGGCCTCTCGACGGGGTAGCGGTAGAGCACGCGGCGCTGACGCAGGGCCAGGGCCGCGGCGAACGTGATCGTACCAACGCGCCCCGCGAACATCATGGCCGCCAGCAGGTACTTGCCGGCCGGCGGGGCCTCCGCCGAGATCCCCACGGACAGCCCGCACGTGGCGAACGCGGAGATCACCTCGAACAGCGGCCGCTGCAGGGACTCGTCGGCGATGTGCACGAGGGCCAGGGTGGCCACGAGCACCAGCGTGGCGCCCAGGGCGAGCACCGAGATGGCCACGCGCAGGGTCTCCGAGGCGATCGTGCGGCCGTGCGCGGTGACCTCGCGGTCGCCGCGGGCCTCGGCGAGGATAGCCAGGAACATCACGGCCAGCGTGGTGACCTTGATGCCGCCGGCGGTGGACGCCGAGCCGCCGCCCACGAACATCAGCGCGTCCATGAGCAGCAGGGACTCGGGGCGATGCGCGTTCGTGTCGTCGATCGCGAACCCGCCGGAGCGCGTCATCACCGAGCCGAACAGGGACCGCCAGATCCGCTCGACGACGCCGAGGTCCCCGTTCGTGCCCGGATTCCCGGACTCGAAGAAGAACAGCAGCACGGCGCCGAGCACCAGCAGCGCGAGCGTGACCTCCACCGTCAGCTTCGTGTGCAGGTTCCAGGCCCGGTAGCGCCAGCCCTTGTCCAGCAGCACCATGACCACCGGGAAGCCGAGGGCGCCGGCGAACACGCCCACCGCGATCACCGTGAGGATCACCGGGTCGTGCGCCACCGCGGACAGCCCGTCCACGTGCAGGGAGAAGCCGGCGTTGTTGAACGCGCTCACCGAGTAGAAGACGCCGTGCCACAGCCCCGTCAGCCACGAGCCCGACTCGGCCGCGAAGTGCGGCACCAGGAACACGGCCAGGGCCGCCTCGCAGCTCAGCACGGTCACGACGACGACGCGCAGCAGGCGTCCGACCTCGCCCACGTTGCCGGTGGTCATCCCGGCCTCCTGCGTGGCCAGCTTGGAGCGCAGGCCGAGGTGCCGGGAC
The sequence above is a segment of the Micrococcus endophyticus genome. Coding sequences within it:
- a CDS encoding sugar phosphate isomerase/epimerase family protein — encoded protein: MAGSTAHLAPAPRFGSDIPVTLSSSSVFPLGTQDVFATAQDLGYDGVEVMVTHNAWSQDADRLKRLSARHGMPIDSIHAPTLLFTQQVWGSAWSKIRRSVELAQAVGAPVVVAHPPFRWQGTYASGFAEGIHEIMADTGVVIAVENMYPWRAYGREATMYLPHWDPMPEPYEHVCWDFSHAAIAREDSLEALRRLGSRVRHIHLTDGNDSGKDDHLVPGEGTQKVAESLRHLAADGFAGTVCVEVGTRGVEYAGQREEKLAASLAFAREHLAAGGTKDDDGAPGA
- a CDS encoding AAA family ATPase, with translation MLLLLFGPPAVGKMTVGRAVASASSFRLFHNHMTIEPLIEVFGHGTEPFHLLNEEFRLRVLQEAARTGTDLVFTLVWDVEDPQDAALLADYAALFEEAAFVELRADLPTRLARNRTAERLAHKASKRDLEWSDRNVREMEAGWTMTTADGPHAAAGLLGAHPHLVLETGGLTPSESAARILQWLEGVRVRGRAS
- a CDS encoding TrkH family potassium uptake protein → MAPRPASPARRHGGLPRPDGVSTLESSSELRTALRRSSRAVSSVVSGSPARAALSAFLLVSLVFTALLSLPWASADGRPTALHDAMFTAVSAVSVTGLTTLNTAEHWSVAGQVIILVAIQIGGLGILSMASLLTLAVSRHLGLRSKLATQEAGMTTGNVGEVGRLLRVVVVTVLSCEAALAVFLVPHFAAESGSWLTGLWHGVFYSVSAFNNAGFSLHVDGLSAVAHDPVILTVIAVGVFAGALGFPVVMVLLDKGWRYRAWNLHTKLTVEVTLALLVLGAVLLFFFESGNPGTNGDLGVVERIWRSLFGSVMTRSGGFAIDDTNAHRPESLLLMDALMFVGGGSASTAGGIKVTTLAVMFLAILAEARGDREVTAHGRTIASETLRVAISVLALGATLVLVATLALVHIADESLQRPLFEVISAFATCGLSVGISAEAPPAGKYLLAAMMFAGRVGTITFAAALALRQRRVLYRYPVERPILG
- a CDS encoding Ppx/GppA family phosphatase, with product MRLGVLDIGSNTVHLLLVDAHPGARPSAYAEHKRSLPLIRYQDAEGAITEEGQHELVDFIREAVAFAEVHRAEDMISFCTSAIRESANGAEVLARVDREAGVHLAELSGDQESAMTYFAVRRWQGWDAGSILNFDIGGGSFEIAYGQDELPSHALSLPLGAGRLTRDWLPADPPSPKAVKKLRKHVEKRLEEAFAAFPPVEAPVAVTATSKTFRSLARLTGAAPSAAGPYVKRHLRADDLHLWVNRLAAMTAAERADLPGVSEVRAPQVLAGAIVALAAMRTFGIAQLEICPWALREGLILNRLDALMLEGHLTHDGRPGVGHVNLNTDTLLPGLRLGVR
- the proC gene encoding pyrroline-5-carboxylate reductase, whose translation is MKLTILGLGTMTGAILTGAIEAGAVRAEDVRATTRSAASAERARGRHPGVEVLAAEEDPQANVRAVEGADVVLLGVKPKDMAATAAEVAQALPEAATVVSVAAGVRAETLAAALREGQPLVRTMPNTPLTVGSGVVGVAPAAGVTDAQAEAVEALFAGSGLVVRVAEEQLAAVVAAAGSAPAYVFLLAEAIARHAEELGLDRSDAEAMAAATVKGAGLMLQRGIREGDQTAEDLRRGVMSPGGTTEQAIRTFQEGGFERLVADAMDAAARRDEEMGREFAG
- a CDS encoding potassium channel family protein, with amino-acid sequence MADPQRTDPNAPVLVVGLGRFGAATAEELVAQGREVLAIERDPVLVQRYAPSLTHVVEADATDPEALRQLGAQDFSTAVVGVGTSIEASVLITANLVDLEIQHIWVKAISEAHGTILKRIGANHVIFPEHDAGVRAAHLVNGRMLDFIEFDDDFAIVKMYPPAECVGFTLSESHVRSKYGVTVVGVKTPGEDFTYAQPDTRVGARDTLIVSGHTDLIDRFAARP